In Deinococcus psychrotolerans, a genomic segment contains:
- the gcvH gene encoding glycine cleavage system protein GcvH, which yields MNIPSDLKYAASHEWLKDDGTVGISDFAQDQLGDVVYVELPEVGREVKAGETVAVVESVKTASDIYSPASGTIVAVNEALGSAPEQVNGEPYGDGWLFKLDVTEEGGDLMDAAAYEAANG from the coding sequence ATGAATATCCCTTCAGACCTGAAGTACGCTGCCAGTCACGAGTGGCTCAAAGATGACGGCACGGTGGGCATTTCCGATTTCGCGCAAGATCAGCTCGGTGACGTGGTGTACGTGGAATTGCCCGAAGTGGGCCGCGAGGTCAAGGCCGGCGAAACAGTGGCCGTGGTCGAGAGCGTCAAGACCGCCTCGGATATCTACTCACCGGCCAGCGGAACGATCGTGGCCGTCAATGAAGCGCTCGGCAGCGCACCGGAGCAGGTCAACGGCGAGCCTTATGGCGACGGCTGGCTGTTCAAGTTGGACGTGACCGAAGAAGGCGGCGACCTGATGGACGCGGCGGCCTACGAAGCGGCCAACGGCTAA
- a CDS encoding transposase, giving the protein MTTLGVLESSFIETQTQPYCDLFRDARLYRSFQAALGGILASGSTRLSQMARAAPGTGAAPHAERRLRRLIHHEHQRADLRPETLEDRLTTLGAQRLAGQDEVVVVMDGSDLRKPHSQALEHLSTVRSLDGHPVSGYPTLNAIGLTPDGHLALLYHTLYSPQAPGFTSANTVIIDAIKRIVQALRAAGVGRMIFVLDRGFDDLKLIRLLVQLKVQFVIRVKHDQRTTRLTPTSIELPLVDAAGHASVQDQFELKRPVVTDGKVKWRKTPAQVRSREVFIDGGRLKLNVVKLEFSVPLKNGQEQGWLLLTNTVLSTTAPGAVVRLYLQRWSIEEVFSWTKSALGWEQVQVLDFDAFRTLVALAWIAASFVFDLGESLDSPQLQLLAHLGGYIPHKNRPPGKKILLLGLLRLANAYLVAHAQPKDALPDHVDTLLHSLFARR; this is encoded by the coding sequence ATGACGACGCTTGGTGTACTGGAGAGCAGTTTCATCGAGACGCAGACGCAGCCGTACTGTGACCTGTTTCGGGATGCACGGCTCTACCGCAGTTTTCAGGCCGCATTGGGTGGCATTCTGGCGAGTGGGTCTACGCGATTGAGCCAGATGGCGCGAGCTGCCCCCGGTACGGGCGCAGCTCCCCATGCCGAACGCCGCTTGCGGCGTCTGATCCATCACGAACATCAACGCGCCGATCTGCGACCCGAGACGCTGGAAGATCGGCTGACGACCTTGGGCGCTCAGCGTCTGGCAGGTCAGGATGAGGTGGTCGTCGTCATGGACGGCTCGGACCTCCGAAAGCCCCACAGCCAGGCACTCGAACATCTCTCGACGGTTCGCTCGCTCGACGGTCATCCGGTCTCGGGCTATCCGACCCTGAACGCCATTGGTCTGACGCCCGATGGACACCTTGCTTTGCTTTACCACACGCTCTACAGCCCTCAAGCGCCAGGCTTTACCAGCGCAAATACGGTGATCATCGACGCCATCAAGCGCATCGTGCAAGCGCTGCGGGCCGCAGGGGTCGGGCGCATGATCTTCGTGCTGGATCGGGGCTTTGACGACCTCAAGCTGATCCGGCTGCTGGTGCAGCTCAAGGTTCAATTTGTGATTCGGGTCAAGCACGACCAGCGCACCACCCGGCTGACCCCAACCAGTATTGAACTCCCTCTGGTCGATGCTGCCGGTCACGCCAGCGTGCAAGACCAGTTCGAGTTGAAGCGTCCCGTCGTGACCGACGGGAAGGTCAAGTGGCGCAAGACGCCCGCGCAGGTTCGCAGCCGTGAAGTGTTCATTGATGGTGGACGACTGAAGCTCAACGTGGTCAAGCTGGAGTTCAGCGTGCCGCTTAAGAACGGCCAGGAGCAGGGCTGGCTGCTGCTCACCAATACCGTCTTGTCCACAACGGCTCCTGGTGCCGTCGTGCGCCTGTATCTGCAACGCTGGAGCATTGAAGAGGTCTTCTCGTGGACCAAATCCGCGCTCGGCTGGGAGCAGGTTCAAGTGCTCGACTTCGATGCCTTCAGAACCCTGGTCGCGCTGGCCTGGATTGCGGCCTCATTTGTGTTCGATCTCGGCGAGTCCCTGGACTCGCCCCAGCTTCAACTCCTGGCCCATCTGGGTGGTTACATCCCCCACAAAAACAGACCGCCAGGCAAGAAAATCTTGCTCTTGGGGCTGCTCCGACTCGCCAATGCATATTTGGTCGCCCATGCACAGCCAAAAGATGCGCTGCCTGATCACGTTGATACTCTCCTACACAGCCTTTTTGCTCGCCGCTGA
- the glp gene encoding gephyrin-like molybdotransferase Glp, with product MFVSVEEARTLLSALLPERETEHVPLALAYGRTLAADLIAKVSHPSATESALDGIACRGADTLLASRDTPVRLRLVGESRAGQAFAGEVGAGEAVRIYTGAPLPDGADAICPVEQLQDAGDDIVLLRPALSSDVRHEGGDFRAGETVLRAGVRLTPSRVALAAALGHAEVPTLRPLKVAVMSTGDEVVEPGQPLTAGQVYNSNAYGLLGMLQEAGCQAALLPAAPDSPEALELALTSIGGADVLLTSGGVSMGKYDFVRDLLIEGGQVSFWKVRMRPGGPAMLGGWRGLPVFGLPGNPVSSLVVFHVIVRPALTGQPLSTLRLRAGTPFRGLADKTAFWRAEVRGAEVFDYAKQGSGVLRSLSEAGALVVMPEGSSAEVGDEVDVVLMG from the coding sequence ATGTTTGTCAGCGTGGAGGAGGCCCGCACGCTGCTGAGCGCCCTTTTGCCTGAGCGGGAAACAGAACACGTGCCGCTGGCCCTCGCTTACGGGCGCACGCTGGCCGCCGACCTGATCGCCAAAGTCAGCCACCCCTCGGCCACCGAGAGCGCTCTGGACGGCATTGCTTGCCGAGGTGCCGACACGCTCTTGGCTTCGCGGGACACGCCGGTTCGCCTGCGGTTGGTGGGCGAAAGCCGCGCCGGACAAGCCTTTGCGGGTGAAGTCGGCGCGGGCGAGGCGGTGCGGATTTACACCGGAGCGCCGCTGCCAGACGGCGCAGACGCGATTTGTCCGGTGGAGCAATTGCAAGACGCTGGAGACGACATCGTGCTGCTGCGCCCCGCCCTGAGCAGCGACGTTCGGCACGAAGGCGGCGACTTCCGGGCAGGGGAGACGGTTTTGCGGGCGGGCGTGCGGCTGACGCCTTCCCGCGTGGCGCTGGCGGCCGCTCTGGGCCACGCCGAAGTCCCGACGCTGAGGCCGCTCAAAGTGGCGGTGATGAGCACCGGCGACGAGGTGGTGGAGCCGGGGCAGCCGCTGACAGCCGGGCAGGTCTACAATTCCAACGCTTACGGCCTGCTGGGGATGTTGCAAGAAGCTGGCTGTCAGGCCGCTTTGCTGCCCGCCGCGCCTGACAGCCCGGAAGCGCTGGAACTTGCGCTGACCAGCATCGGCGGGGCGGACGTGCTACTGACCAGCGGCGGCGTCAGCATGGGCAAGTACGACTTCGTGCGCGACCTGCTGATCGAGGGCGGCCAAGTCAGCTTTTGGAAGGTTCGGATGCGGCCTGGCGGCCCGGCCATGCTCGGCGGTTGGAGGGGCCTTCCAGTATTCGGCTTGCCCGGCAATCCGGTGAGCAGCTTGGTGGTCTTTCACGTGATCGTGCGCCCAGCACTGACCGGACAGCCGCTGAGTACCCTGCGCCTGAGGGCCGGCACGCCTTTCCGGGGTCTGGCCGACAAAACTGCTTTTTGGCGGGCCGAGGTGCGCGGCGCTGAGGTCTTTGACTACGCCAAGCAGGGAAGCGGCGTGCTGAGATCGCTGAGCGAGGCGGGAGCACTGGTCGTGATGCCGGAGGGCAGCTCGGCGGAAGTGGGCGACGAAGTGGACGTGGTGCTGATGGGCTAA
- the rsmI gene encoding 16S rRNA (cytidine(1402)-2'-O)-methyltransferase — MSQNWSKRGASDAADSAFPTEPNAADPDSAELDSADWEDDSGDQETAGVHIWLVPTPVGNLGDITYRAVEVLRGADAVACEDTRRSGALLSRLGISRPLVRLDAHTMSRAESVLSKYPRLAYISDAGSPGISDPGSELVAAALKLGGQVEALPGATAFVPALVLSGLSSARFTFEGFLPRSGRERKERLAAVAQRSETSLIYESPHRLHATLLELAVSCGEQRLGSVTRELSKKFEETRRGPLSELAQHFEGGVRGEIVVVVAGKAADELLPGETQTDYGQLAQEWAEAGKDAREIRALLQASGLRKNDAYQLSLSVTAPRLG; from the coding sequence ATGTCCCAGAACTGGTCTAAGCGCGGCGCGTCAGACGCTGCCGACTCGGCTTTTCCGACAGAACCGAATGCGGCAGACCCAGATTCAGCAGAGTTGGACTCGGCAGACTGGGAAGACGACTCGGGCGACCAAGAAACCGCAGGCGTGCATATCTGGCTGGTGCCGACGCCGGTGGGCAATCTCGGCGACATCACTTACCGGGCGGTGGAAGTCTTGCGCGGCGCGGACGCGGTGGCCTGCGAAGACACCCGCCGCAGCGGAGCGCTGCTGAGCCGTTTGGGGATTTCGCGCCCACTGGTGCGCTTAGATGCCCACACCATGTCGCGGGCCGAAAGCGTGCTGAGCAAATATCCACGCCTCGCGTATATCTCGGATGCGGGAAGTCCGGGCATCAGCGATCCGGGCAGCGAACTGGTGGCGGCGGCACTTAAATTGGGCGGACAGGTAGAAGCCCTGCCGGGGGCCACCGCATTTGTTCCGGCACTGGTGCTCTCGGGCCTGAGTAGCGCCCGCTTTACCTTCGAGGGCTTTTTGCCGCGCTCAGGGCGTGAGCGCAAAGAACGCCTCGCGGCGGTGGCCCAGCGCAGCGAAACCAGCTTGATCTACGAAAGCCCCCACCGCCTGCACGCCACTTTGCTGGAATTGGCGGTAAGTTGCGGCGAGCAGCGCTTAGGCAGCGTGACCCGCGAACTCAGCAAAAAGTTTGAAGAAACGCGGCGCGGCCCGCTCAGCGAACTCGCCCAGCACTTTGAGGGCGGTGTGCGCGGCGAAATCGTGGTGGTGGTGGCAGGCAAAGCGGCAGACGAGCTCTTGCCCGGCGAAACCCAGACAGATTATGGGCAGCTCGCTCAGGAGTGGGCGGAGGCTGGAAAAGACGCCCGCGAAATCCGGGCCTTGCTCCAAGCCAGCGGTTTGCGTAAGAATGACGCTTATCAGCTGTCGCTCAGTGTCACTGCACCGCGACTCGGTTGA
- a CDS encoding serine hydrolase domain-containing protein, translating into MFRPDPAAQVARQFADALPDVDSRRLGTALRRSVRPAGVVAVSQGAQRLVLGLRGAPESSFEIASVTKPFTAALAFELAQQGLLDLDAPLPRQLRAFRGYPPHVTARALLTHTAGLPTHPLRATLGMLSDFHNPYGRLSAATVLASGRRWSGLARQQAGRLSYSNFGYGLLALALAEAAGEPYPVALQRWILTPLGLAETGFAPLTPLATPHGLLGSAKVSGFGGLIGAGGLYSTAADLLSFAEAHLSGRLRGWEKLSAVRVPAPLLGVTGGWFVTKWRREAVWWHDGVARGTRAALGFSPDTGRAAAVLIGSGVPFGGNHSGPASVLSELL; encoded by the coding sequence ATGTTTAGACCTGACCCCGCTGCTCAAGTCGCTCGCCAATTTGCCGATGCACTGCCTGACGTAGATTCCCGCAGACTCGGCACGGCGCTGCGCCGGAGCGTCAGGCCTGCAGGCGTGGTTGCCGTCTCGCAGGGCGCTCAGCGTTTGGTGTTGGGTCTGCGCGGCGCTCCGGAGAGCAGTTTTGAAATCGCCAGTGTCACCAAACCGTTCACGGCAGCTTTGGCTTTTGAGCTGGCCCAGCAGGGTCTGCTTGACCTCGACGCCCCGCTCCCGCGCCAGTTGCGGGCTTTTCGCGGCTACCCGCCGCACGTCACCGCCCGCGCCCTGCTGACCCACACGGCGGGGCTGCCGACCCATCCGCTGCGGGCTACGCTGGGCATGCTGAGTGACTTTCACAATCCGTATGGCCGCCTGAGCGCCGCAACCGTGCTGGCCTCGGGGCGGCGCTGGAGTGGGCTGGCCCGCCAGCAAGCTGGGCGGCTGTCGTATTCCAATTTTGGTTATGGTCTGCTGGCGCTGGCCCTCGCTGAAGCGGCGGGTGAACCTTACCCAGTCGCTTTACAGCGCTGGATCCTTACGCCGCTGGGCCTTGCTGAAACTGGTTTTGCGCCCCTCACCCCGCTGGCGACTCCACACGGCCTGCTGGGCAGCGCCAAGGTCAGCGGCTTTGGCGGCCTGATCGGCGCAGGGGGACTGTACAGCACCGCCGCCGATTTGCTGAGCTTTGCCGAAGCCCACCTCAGCGGGCGGCTTCGCGGCTGGGAAAAGCTGAGCGCCGTCCGCGTACCCGCGCCGCTCCTGGGTGTGACGGGCGGCTGGTTCGTGACCAAGTGGCGGCGCGAGGCGGTGTGGTGGCACGACGGCGTGGCCAGAGGAACACGGGCCGCGCTGGGCTTTTCGCCCGACACCGGCAGGGCGGCGGCGGTACTGATCGGCAGCGGCGTGCCGTTTGGCGGCAACCACAGCGGGCCAGCTTCGGTGCTGAGCGAACTGCTCTGA
- a CDS encoding SDR family NAD(P)-dependent oxidoreductase has product MTTLKISPDWTPRVLVTGAAQGIGRAVAELFAERGAAVLLFDLNLPAPLSSQADQHLYVQGDVTSAVDIQRAVKQLGAQWGGLDVLVNNAAYQGAVGSLMDVSEGGWQRALDVNLTAPLRFSRACVPLMPGGSAIVHVASVQGLFAEQGNVAYTASKAGLVNLTRSMALDLAPQGIRVNAVAPGAIATEELLNSVASSHDPAQTRRDYEDLHALRRLGTPREVAELIYFLASPAASFMTGATVPIDGGMTASFMMAGRPV; this is encoded by the coding sequence ATGACCACCCTGAAAATTTCACCCGACTGGACACCCCGCGTTCTCGTCACGGGCGCGGCGCAGGGCATCGGCAGGGCGGTTGCCGAACTGTTTGCCGAGCGCGGCGCGGCCGTGCTGCTGTTTGACCTCAACCTGCCCGCCCCGCTGAGCAGTCAAGCTGACCAGCACTTGTACGTGCAGGGCGACGTGACCAGCGCCGTAGACATCCAGCGGGCTGTGAAGCAACTCGGCGCTCAGTGGGGCGGGCTGGACGTACTGGTCAACAATGCCGCTTATCAGGGCGCGGTCGGCTCGCTGATGGACGTCTCCGAGGGCGGCTGGCAGCGGGCGCTGGACGTGAATTTGACGGCTCCGCTGCGGTTCTCACGGGCCTGTGTGCCGTTGATGCCGGGAGGAAGCGCCATTGTTCACGTTGCCAGCGTGCAGGGTCTGTTTGCCGAGCAGGGCAACGTGGCCTACACCGCCAGCAAAGCCGGACTCGTCAACCTGACCCGCTCGATGGCCCTAGACCTCGCGCCGCAGGGCATCCGGGTCAATGCGGTCGCTCCCGGCGCGATTGCCACTGAAGAACTGCTCAACTCGGTGGCAAGCAGCCACGACCCCGCCCAAACCCGCCGCGATTACGAAGACCTCCACGCCCTACGCCGCCTCGGAACGCCGAGGGAAGTGGCCGAGTTGATCTACTTTCTGGCCTCGCCTGCCGCCAGCTTTATGACGGGGGCAACCGTTCCGATTGACGGCGGCATGACCGCCAGCTTCATGATGGCGGGGCGGCCCGTTTAG
- the pfkA gene encoding 6-phosphofructokinase yields the protein MTEPTPIKRIAVLTSGGDAPGMNAAIRAVVRTATYHGIEVVGVRRGFQGLHQGDLRLLGPRDVANIIQRGGTMLLTARSHTWRSAEGRAEGARHLREWHVDALVVIGGDGSFHGAHFLQKEHGIRVVGLPGTIDNDLYGTDHTIGYFTAVETALDAVDKLRDTAASHERIFVIEVMGRHAGHIALDVAVAGGAEEVFLPEDEKSVDDLMDVIRESQAKGKASSVIIVAEGYPGGGQGIANAITEHTGIDTRLTVLGHIQRGGSPVSSDRVLASRLGQGAVEALMAGKSNIMIGRTGGGLTYVPFEETWEKRKDVSRALYKCAKILSI from the coding sequence ATGACCGAACCCACTCCAATCAAGCGCATCGCGGTGCTGACCAGCGGCGGCGACGCGCCGGGTATGAACGCGGCGATCCGCGCCGTCGTCCGCACCGCCACGTATCACGGCATCGAAGTGGTGGGGGTGCGGCGCGGCTTTCAGGGACTGCACCAAGGTGACTTGCGCCTCCTCGGCCCCCGTGACGTGGCCAACATCATCCAGCGCGGCGGCACCATGCTGCTGACCGCCCGCAGCCACACCTGGCGTAGCGCCGAGGGGCGGGCTGAGGGAGCGCGTCACCTGCGCGAGTGGCACGTGGACGCTTTGGTGGTCATCGGCGGCGACGGCAGCTTTCACGGCGCACACTTTTTGCAAAAAGAACACGGCATCCGGGTGGTCGGCCTCCCCGGCACCATCGACAACGACCTCTACGGCACCGATCACACCATCGGTTACTTCACGGCAGTCGAAACGGCCCTGGACGCCGTCGACAAACTGCGCGACACGGCGGCCAGCCACGAGCGCATCTTCGTGATCGAAGTGATGGGCCGCCACGCCGGACACATCGCCCTCGACGTGGCGGTGGCGGGCGGCGCGGAAGAAGTCTTTTTGCCGGAAGACGAAAAATCGGTGGACGACTTGATGGACGTTATCCGGGAAAGTCAAGCCAAAGGCAAAGCCAGCAGCGTGATTATCGTGGCCGAGGGCTACCCCGGCGGCGGACAGGGCATCGCCAACGCCATTACCGAGCACACCGGCATCGACACCCGCCTGACCGTGCTGGGCCACATCCAGCGCGGCGGCTCGCCGGTGTCCTCTGACCGGGTGCTGGCTTCACGGCTGGGTCAGGGCGCAGTGGAAGCCCTGATGGCGGGCAAGTCCAACATCATGATCGGGCGCACCGGCGGTGGGCTGACGTATGTGCCGTTTGAAGAAACCTGGGAAAAGCGCAAGGACGTCAGCCGGGCGCTCTACAAATGCGCCAAAATCCTGAGTATTTGA
- a CDS encoding TM2 domain-containing protein, whose translation MTNPENEGVNLNKTAPANDLRIDPPHAPQVPPHQQDVPSWIDEATRPAAPRTPETQSQAYFNPRQPSGEATINPEPLRITQAGDISSRKLVAGLLAIFLGTLGAHKFYLGRTTPGLMMLLVNIGGWFLTGVLSIVTFGIGALVLVPLMTLVFTALCIVSIIEGVVYLTRSDEEFNQTYLVGRKDWF comes from the coding sequence ATGACCAATCCCGAGAATGAAGGCGTCAACCTCAACAAGACCGCTCCGGCCAACGATCTGCGGATTGACCCGCCACATGCTCCACAGGTGCCGCCGCACCAGCAAGACGTGCCGAGTTGGATCGACGAAGCGACCCGCCCAGCCGCGCCGCGCACTCCTGAAACTCAGTCGCAAGCTTATTTCAACCCGCGTCAGCCCAGCGGCGAGGCAACCATCAATCCCGAGCCGCTCAGAATCACCCAAGCGGGCGACATCAGCTCGCGCAAATTGGTGGCCGGCCTGCTGGCGATCTTCCTCGGCACGCTGGGCGCACACAAGTTTTATCTGGGCCGCACCACGCCCGGTTTGATGATGCTATTGGTCAACATCGGCGGCTGGTTTCTAACCGGCGTGCTGAGCATCGTCACCTTCGGCATAGGGGCATTGGTGTTGGTGCCGCTGATGACGCTGGTCTTTACGGCGCTGTGCATCGTCAGCATCATCGAGGGCGTGGTGTACCTGACCCGCAGCGACGAAGAGTTTAACCAAACCTACCTAGTGGGCCGCAAAGATTGGTTCTGA
- the gcvT gene encoding glycine cleavage system aminomethyltransferase GcvT: MTNLDETGALRRTPLHAAHLRAGARMVPFGGWDMPVQYAGVKAEHAAVRESAGMFDVSHMGEFRVTGPDAEAFLQYVTTNDLSKLRPGRAQYNWLPGETGGLVDDIYIYRVSADEFFMVVNASNIAKDWAHLTRQAAKYSAVLTDESDQWGLIAVQGPKAADLLQLHADTDLIARKKNSFFSAHLFGLPVWLARTGYTGEDGFEVFVAAEQAEEMWNQLLSAGLIPAGLGARDTLRLEAGFPLYGHEFSDSIHPLSSTYTWVVKDKQHLGREHIDLAPSQKLIGLTLDKVPVREGYPVQLDGQVVGHITSGSLSPTLGYPVAMALVNVQSADAEAYGVEVRGKLHEARRVALPFYKKADV; this comes from the coding sequence GTGACCAACTTAGACGAAACAGGAGCGCTCCGGCGCACGCCGCTGCACGCTGCTCACCTGAGGGCCGGAGCCAGAATGGTGCCGTTTGGCGGCTGGGATATGCCTGTGCAGTACGCCGGGGTCAAAGCTGAACACGCGGCGGTGCGCGAAAGTGCGGGCATGTTCGACGTGTCGCACATGGGCGAATTCCGTGTGACGGGGCCGGACGCCGAAGCTTTCTTGCAGTATGTGACCACCAACGATCTCAGCAAGCTGCGCCCCGGACGCGCTCAGTACAACTGGTTGCCGGGCGAGACGGGCGGTCTGGTGGACGACATCTACATCTACCGCGTCTCAGCCGACGAATTTTTTATGGTGGTCAACGCCTCCAACATCGCCAAAGACTGGGCGCATTTGACCCGGCAGGCCGCCAAGTACAGCGCAGTGCTCACCGACGAATCGGATCAGTGGGGCCTGATCGCCGTGCAGGGGCCCAAAGCGGCTGACCTCCTGCAGCTGCACGCCGACACCGACTTGATCGCCCGCAAGAAAAACAGTTTCTTTTCTGCTCACCTCTTCGGCCTCCCGGTCTGGCTGGCCCGCACCGGCTACACCGGCGAGGACGGCTTCGAGGTGTTCGTGGCCGCCGAGCAAGCTGAGGAGATGTGGAACCAGCTGCTGTCGGCGGGCCTGATTCCCGCTGGCCTCGGCGCACGCGACACCCTGCGGCTGGAAGCGGGTTTTCCGCTTTACGGCCACGAGTTTTCCGATTCTATTCACCCGCTCAGCAGCACCTACACCTGGGTGGTCAAAGACAAGCAGCATCTGGGCCGCGAGCACATCGACCTCGCGCCCAGCCAAAAGCTGATCGGCCTCACCCTGGACAAAGTGCCGGTGCGCGAAGGCTATCCGGTGCAGCTTGACGGGCAAGTGGTGGGCCACATCACCAGCGGCAGCCTCAGCCCCACGCTGGGCTACCCGGTGGCGATGGCCCTGGTCAATGTCCAGAGCGCCGACGCCGAGGCCTACGGCGTGGAAGTGCGCGGTAAGCTGCATGAAGCGCGGCGGGTGGCCTTGCCGTTCTACAAAAAAGCGGACGTGTAG
- a CDS encoding transglycosylase domain-containing protein, giving the protein MRFLLRTLGVLVVLALLAAGGMWYLWGRDLPSVTDLDVLEFSGTTRVYDRQNKLVATLTPSLSSGQSVNRDLLPLTQISFPAKWAVVTSEDRRFYDHGGVDIIGIGRGLLKGLLQNDLEGGSSITQQVVKNTLLSNLKSARTAERKFKEAVLAYQLENQFSKDQILNAYLNVIYWGDGGASDIIGVGAAAQAYFRVPASQLNLAQSVYLATLIPAPNTRYKDFSGFRPLEKDLLDRMVEDKRVTRADADAAWKTPIYPSGWRIVWGANGQVQSATLERPQSLSDNNPATQTQPAFHFMQALEQELTAQIGRKALYGGGKVYATVDLQDQRAAERASLKAQLPDGATLGIALLDPSNGEVRALVGQKLTGGRPLDWNNALQARRQVGSSIKPLLYTLALSEGWKQSDTVLDSPLMGDYRPQNYDGRWTGRQVTLRYALDHSLNLPTVRLGQEIGMDKFMDKLRQLGMTPPTDAGLSLSIGTLEASPLQMAAAYAPFANGGNYYAPSLVRRVEDARGKVIYSRPAPVPTRVWDAQTAWLGLDMIRGVVNDLDRFQGGLGYNARIEGRDVAGKTGTTNDIKDLWFVGTTPSLTGAVWVGKQAGGSLPTWAYSGTIPAPIWQQAVSGSLEGSPVSAFKEPPGIEYAVVRRVNMAFRTAPVAKPAPEAAKPEPSPADQPAPAPAAAQPVPVNPSPVNPSSASNEIQPQNPQDPSAYPQPEDLVPSDPNAANPNNSTGSDPSVDFQGNQGEVQIVPQPEAPPSQ; this is encoded by the coding sequence ATGCGTTTTTTGCTGAGAACTCTGGGCGTTTTGGTGGTGTTGGCGCTGTTGGCGGCGGGCGGCATGTGGTACCTGTGGGGCCGCGACCTGCCCAGCGTCACCGACCTCGACGTGCTGGAGTTCAGCGGCACCACCCGCGTCTACGACCGCCAGAACAAACTGGTTGCCACCCTGACGCCCTCGCTCTCCAGCGGCCAGAGCGTCAACCGCGACCTTTTGCCGCTGACGCAGATCAGTTTCCCGGCCAAGTGGGCGGTCGTCACCAGCGAAGACCGGCGCTTTTACGATCACGGCGGGGTAGACATCATCGGCATCGGGCGTGGGCTGCTCAAGGGCCTGCTGCAAAACGACCTCGAAGGCGGCTCCAGTATTACCCAGCAGGTCGTTAAAAACACCTTGCTGAGTAACCTCAAGAGCGCCCGCACCGCCGAGCGCAAATTCAAGGAAGCGGTGCTGGCCTACCAGCTCGAAAACCAGTTCAGCAAAGACCAGATTCTGAACGCTTACCTGAACGTCATCTACTGGGGCGACGGCGGCGCGAGCGACATCATCGGCGTGGGCGCGGCGGCGCAGGCGTATTTCCGCGTTCCGGCGTCGCAGCTCAACTTGGCCCAGAGCGTTTACCTCGCCACCTTGATCCCTGCGCCCAACACCCGTTACAAAGACTTCAGCGGCTTTCGCCCGCTGGAAAAAGACCTACTCGACCGAATGGTCGAAGATAAACGCGTCACGCGGGCCGACGCCGACGCCGCTTGGAAAACGCCGATTTATCCGTCAGGCTGGCGCATCGTCTGGGGTGCGAATGGTCAGGTGCAGTCGGCCACCCTGGAGCGGCCCCAGAGCTTGTCTGACAACAATCCGGCCACCCAGACCCAACCGGCCTTTCACTTTATGCAGGCCCTGGAGCAAGAACTCACCGCCCAGATTGGCCGCAAAGCGCTCTACGGCGGCGGCAAGGTCTACGCCACCGTGGACTTGCAAGATCAACGCGCCGCCGAACGCGCCAGCTTGAAGGCCCAGTTGCCCGACGGCGCGACCCTCGGCATTGCCCTGCTTGACCCCAGCAACGGCGAAGTTCGGGCGCTGGTGGGCCAAAAGTTGACTGGAGGCCGCCCGCTCGACTGGAACAATGCCCTTCAAGCACGTCGGCAAGTCGGGAGCAGCATCAAGCCGCTGCTGTACACGTTGGCACTCTCGGAAGGCTGGAAGCAGTCGGATACCGTGCTGGACTCGCCGCTGATGGGCGATTACCGACCCCAGAACTACGACGGGCGCTGGACCGGCCGGCAGGTGACGCTCAGGTACGCGCTTGACCACTCGCTCAACCTCCCCACCGTGCGGCTAGGGCAGGAGATCGGCATGGACAAGTTCATGGACAAGCTGCGCCAGCTCGGCATGACTCCGCCCACCGACGCGGGCCTGTCGCTCAGCATCGGCACCTTGGAAGCCAGCCCGCTGCAGATGGCCGCCGCTTACGCTCCGTTTGCCAACGGCGGAAATTACTACGCGCCCAGCTTAGTGCGCCGGGTAGAGGACGCACGCGGCAAAGTCATCTACAGCCGCCCCGCCCCCGTCCCCACCCGCGTTTGGGACGCCCAGACGGCTTGGCTGGGCCTGGATATGATTCGCGGCGTGGTCAACGATCTCGACCGCTTTCAGGGCGGTCTGGGCTACAACGCCCGCATCGAGGGCCGCGACGTGGCCGGCAAAACCGGCACCACCAACGACATCAAGGATCTGTGGTTTGTCGGCACCACCCCGTCCCTCACCGGAGCCGTCTGGGTGGGCAAGCAGGCCGGCGGTTCATTGCCTACCTGGGCCTACAGCGGCACCATCCCTGCGCCGATCTGGCAGCAGGCGGTGTCCGGCTCGCTGGAAGGCAGCCCGGTGAGCGCGTTTAAGGAGCCGCCGGGAATCGAATACGCTGTTGTTCGGCGAGTCAATATGGCTTTTCGCACTGCGCCCGTCGCCAAACCCGCACCAGAAGCGGCCAAGCCGGAGCCGAGTCCAGCCGATCAGCCCGCACCGGCACCTGCTGCGGCCCAACCCGTTCCGGTCAATCCCAGCCCAGTCAATCCCAGCTCGGCATCCAACGAAATCCAACCGCAAAATCCGCAAGACCCCAGCGCTTACCCGCAGCCGGAAGACCTGGTGCCCAGCGACCCCAACGCCGCCAACCCCAACAACTCCACCGGCAGCGACCCCAGTGTGGATTTTCAGGGCAATCAAGGCGAGGTGCAGATTGTGCCGCAGCCGGAAGCGCCGCCGAGCCAGTAG